The following coding sequences are from one Salvia hispanica cultivar TCC Black 2014 chromosome 3, UniMelb_Shisp_WGS_1.0, whole genome shotgun sequence window:
- the LOC125209308 gene encoding LRR receptor-like serine/threonine-protein kinase GSO1, which yields MVIERAWDGIECNPSTGRVIKLERFGVFDDDGDVRVDTPMSGTLSPFLGNLSSLQLLNLAELQNLTGTIPFELGKLTNLREMYLESNSLEGSIPSSFEDLSLLQMLSLSQNRLVGPIPRNLFKKMTSLKYLFFDNNNLSGSIPPSIGNMKSVQYIYLFNNKLSGSIPNSIGNLRRANTLNLKNNNLSGNIPTSIRNMMGLVNIIFNNNNLTGKIPPQLANLRGLQYIDLSRNSLTGKISEGILNLESLGQFNVSWNRLSGKIPPHKFGFPASDFAGNPGLCGAPLAPCNN from the exons atggtaatcgagagag CATGGGATGGAATTGAGTGCAACCCTTCAACAGGCCGAGTGATCAAGTTGGAACGTTTCGGCGTTTTCGACGACGACGGCGATGTGCGCGTAGACACCCCAATGTCCGGAACACTGTCCCCGTTTCTTGGGAACCTCTCTTCCCTTCAACTTCTCAATCTGGCCGAGCTGCAGAACTTAACGGGCACCATCCCGTTTGAACTAGGCAAGCTCACTAACTTGCGCGAAATGTACCTAGAATCAAACAGTCTCGAAGGATCAATCCCGAGCTCCTTTGAGGACTTAAGTCTACTACAAATGCTCAGTCTTAGCCAAAACCGTCTAGTGGGCCCCATCCCTCGTAAtcttttcaagaaaatgacaTCATTAAAATACCTCTTTTTCGACAACAACAATTTGAGCGGAAGCATCCCACCGTCCATTGGGAACATGAAATCCGTCCAATACATCTATCtattcaacaacaaactttcTGGCTCGATCCCAAACTCCATAGGCAATCTACGACGAGCCAACACCCTGAATCTCAAAAACAACAATCTCAGCGGAAACATCCCCACAAGTATCCGCAACATGATGGGTCTCGTCAATATAATcttcaacaacaacaacctcACTGGCAAAATCCCACCCCAACTCGCCAACTTGCGCGGCCTCCAATATATAGACCTTTCTAGAAACTCCCTCACAGGGAAGATTTCGGAGGGAATCTTGAATCTTGAGAGTCTCGGCCAGTTTAATGTTTCGTGGAATCGGTTGAGTGGGAAGATTCCGCCGCATAAATTCGGTTTTCCGGCTTCGGATTTTGCTGGGAATCCTGGTTTATGTGGAGCTCCACTTGCTCCGTGTAACAACTAA
- the LOC125209310 gene encoding leucine-rich repeat protein FLOR 1-like has protein sequence MTNCSTKYLIVLLIFTSIFFGFGIRQSRACHPTDREALLDFKKRITSDPSKLLGNWIPSNDCCASWDGIECDPSTGRVIKLERSGDSIDDTPMSGTLSPFLGNLSSLQLLNLAKLQNLTGPIPFELGKLTNLREMYLGANSLEGSIPSSIENMSQLQILSLSQNHLVGPIPHNLFNKMTSLISLFFNDNNLSGSIPPSIGNMKSLEYIYLLNNDLSGPIPSSIGNLGRANTLNLGNNNLSGNIPTSILNMTGLVNIFFNNNNFTGEIPSQLANMRSLQYLDLSGNSLTGEIPEGILNMEDLGQFNVSWNRLSGKIPQHQLGFPASNFVGNPGLCGAPLAPCNN, from the coding sequence ATGACGAATTGTTCAACCAAATACCTCATTGTCCTCCTCATCTTCACCTCCATTTTCTTCGGGTTCGGGATTCGACAATCCCGAGCTTGCCACCCTACGGATAGAGAGGCACTCCTCGATTTCAAGAAAAGAATCACTTCTGATCCCTCGAAATTGCTTGGCAATTGGATTCCTAGCAACGATTGTTGCGCATCATGGGATGGAATCGAGTGCGACCCTTCAACAGGCCGAGTCATCAAGTTGGAACGTTCCGGGGATTCAATAGACGACACCCCAATGTCTGGAACATTGTCCCCGTTTCTTGGAAATCTCTCTTCCCTTCAACTTCTCAATCTTGCCAAGCTGCAGAATTTAACGGGCCCCATCCCGTTTGAATTAGGCAAGCTTACTAACTTGCGCGAAATGTACCTCGGAGCAAACAGTCTCGAAGGATCAATCCCGAGCTCCATTGAGAACATGAGTCAACTACAAATCCTCAGTCTTAGCCAAAACCATCTCGTGGGCCCCATCCCCCATaatcttttcaataaaatgacATCACTAATATCCCTCTTTTTCAATGACAACAATTTGAGCGGAAGCATCCCACCGTCCATCGGAAACATGAAATCCCTCGAATACATCTATCTACTCAACAACGACCTTTCCGGCCCGATCCCGAGCTCCATCGGCAACCTAGGACGAGCTAACACTCTGAATCTCGGAAACAACAATCTCAGCGGAAACATCCCCACAAGCATCCTCAACATGACGGGTCTCGTCAACATTTTcttcaacaacaacaacttCACCGGCGAAATCCCATCCCAACTCGCCAACATGCGCAGCCTCCAATATCTAGACCTTTCTGGAAACTCCCTCACAGGGGAGATTCCGGAGGGAATCTTGAATATGGAGGATCTTGGCCAGTTTAATGTTTCGTGGAATCGGTTGAGTGGGAAGATTCCGCAGCATCAATTGGGTTTTCCGGCTTCAAATTTTGTTGGGAATCCTGGTTTATGTGGAGCTCCACTTGCTCCTTGTAACAACTAG
- the LOC125209311 gene encoding uncharacterized protein LOC125209311, translating into MGMSAMLLVSSDICMLVNQIPLWIISLIYPDQHQSLLCEYLSYRVYGDYRMTQLPWAQGEEPRHLLEALRRTFLRTVETQQNPSLIRQRDNQPREITRSARTKMDSLFRSVTDLKAKGIYLQRSSNCLTDISFSSFGFFAQLRLPIFWVNEESKVLFSNLILFEMSPGVETDFGVTSYFNFMKTLINNANDVKVMREKGILCSTLENDEEVLDIFKSISTYGSSSTGLGHFNEVKMRIDKYCNNKARIWMAELINTYFRSPWAVIAFLAAAFLLCLTVVTVCNVTYAGSQT; encoded by the exons ATGGGAATGTCCGCTATGTTGCTCGTCTCATCTGATATATGTATGCTGGTGAATCAAATTCCATTATGGATCATCTCCTTAATATACCCTGATCAACACCAATCATTGTTGTGCGAGTACTTGAGCTACCGTGTTTATGGGGATTACAGGATGACACAACTCCCATGGGCACAAGGAGAAGAGCCTCGTCACCTGCTCGAAGCTTTGCGCCGCACCTTCCTTCGCACCGTTGAGACCCAACAAAATCCAAGTCTCATTCGGCAGAGAGATAATCAACCGAGAGAAATCACAAGAAGTGCGCGGACAAAGATGGATAGTCTTTTTCGGTCGGTGACAGATCTGAAAGCAAAGGGTATTTATCTCCAGCGGAGTTCAAATTGTTTGACGGACATCAGCTTTTCCTCCTTCGGCTTCTTTGCTCAACTACGCCTTCCTATCTTCTGGGTCAACGAAGAAAGCAAAGTTTTATTCTccaatcttattttatttgagatgTCGCCGGGCGTAGAAACAGACTTTGGGGTGACATCTTACTTCAATTTCATGAAAACGCTGATCAACAATGCTAATGATGTAAAGGTGATGCGGGAGAAAGGCATACTGTGCAGCACGTTGGAGAACGATGAAGAGGtgcttgatatatttaaaagcATCAGTACTTATGGATCCTCAAGCACTGGTCTTGGTCATTTTAATGAAGTGAAGATGAGGATTGATAAGTACTGCAACAATAAAGCTAGAATATGGATGGCTGAACTCATCAATACCTATTTTCGAAGCCCTTGGGCTGTTATAGCTTTTCTTGCGGCAGCTTTTCTGCTTTGCCTCACTGTC GTTACTGTTTGTAATGTAACTTATGCTGGAAGTCAAACTTAG
- the LOC125209307 gene encoding uncharacterized protein LOC125209307, with product MGGDLFMVRDSFMLENQIPLWLISLIYPDYKSLLCCYLSGIVFGDQRMQTLPWENGVGREPTHLFEALICAYLSPHETQKNSTTPTNSLRVFKKYIPFFMRYIQAKEKKSRSRTTWKMINNSFRSATDLKAKGVHFRRSSNCLTDIKFFSFAFYAELHLPFSYITYNSMVFFSNAIALEMSPEAGYSTYGMTTYFTFMKTLIHNVNDIKVLREKGVLYSLLATDEDVVALFKSIDTFGFAIEDYFTDVKERIEDHCNSKCRTWMAELINTKFKSPWTVMALAAASFLLCLTFLQTYYTINPATN from the coding sequence ATGGGCGGAGATTTGTTCATGGTACGCGATTCGTTTATGCTAGAGAATCAGATTCCATTATGGCTCATCTCCTTAATATACCCTGATTACAAATCATTGCTGTGTTGCTACTTGAGTGGCATTGTTTTTGGGGATCAAAGGATGCAAACACTCCCATGGGAAAATGGAGTGGGAAGAGAGCCTACTCACTTATTTGAAGCTTTGATTTGCGCCTACCTCAGCCCCCATGAGacccaaaaaaattcaactacACCTACTAACTCTTTACGGGTTTTCAAGAAATATATTCCGTTTTTCATGAGATATATTCAAgcaaaggaaaagaagagtAGATCAAGAACTACATGGAAAATGATAAACAATTCGTTTCGTTCGGCAACGGATCTGAAAGCAAAGGGTGTTCATTTTCGTCGGAGTTCAAATTGCCTGACGGACATCAAGTTCTTTTCCTTTGCTTTCTACGCTGAACTACACCTTCCTTTCTCCTACATTACCTACAATAGCATGGTATTCTTCTCTAATGCTATTGCACTCGAGATGTCGCCAGAGGCAGGATATTCAACGTACGGTATGACGacttactttactttcatGAAAACGCTAATCCACAATGTTAATGATATAAAGGTGCTGAGAGAGAAAGGCGTACTGTACAGTCTGTTGGCTACCGATGAAGATGTAGTTGCATTGTTTAAAAGTATCGACACTTTTGGATTTGCAATCGAAGACTATTTTACTGATGTGAAGGAGAGAATTGAGGATCACTGCAACAGCAAATGTAGGACATGGATGGCCGAACTCATCAACACCAAATTTAAGAGCCCATGGACTGTGATGGCTCTAGCCGCTGCTTCTTTTCTGCTATGCCTCACTTTTCTGCAAACTTACTACACCATTAATCCTGCAACAAATTAA